GTGCATTCTGCCAGATAATCAATCTCTTAATtccgtttggttatatttaacggaagagactaatttgactcaaaaatttaaaagtaagaacccatttcaaacacttttgtaATGatggactaaattgagatttgtcaaccaaactggggacaaaattgggtattaaacctaaaaaaaatacaaattattaaatagatcaaaataattcaaaaaaaatccTAACACAGAATTTCACTCATTTCATTTAAGCAAATAATACACGTAAGTAACACATCCACATGTTGGGCCTCATTATGTAAATACACCATTATTATATTAACCATcatcttttacaaagtttcatGAACCAAATTTGCTCTTGCTTTTGCCATGGATTCTCCTAAGTCTTGTATTGAGTCATGGACGTCTTTTTGATCTTGAGTATGGGCTAGAGATCACTCACATTAAAAGTATTACATCATACTTATTCTGTAAATCTAGTTTGTAAGGATTATCATTTATCTTGGTCAATACTTGAAATAGATCATTCCTTCTTGGCATAAGCTTAGACTTTCTTTGTGTTGTAAATCTCTCTTTTCTGAAATGCACTCATACTCAATCACTTggttcaaatataattttttttctttctttgttggcATATTTTGCATactcttctattttcttcttaatttaGGCCTTGactttctcatgtaacttcttgaCATATTTTGCTTTATCCTACCCATACTAATCCTTATATTGAAAAATGTTAGGTAATGGTAACAAATCCAAAGGAGTTAAAGGATTAAAACtataaacaatttcaaattgTGATAATTGAGTAGCATTATTTACAGTCTTATTGTAAGCAAATTCAACATGTAGTAAACACATTTCCAAAGttctaatatttttcttaattgtagctctaagaaaagtaaaaatgacTCTATTCACCACCTGATTTTGTTCATGTGTCTGGGGATGACAAGTTGTTGAAAatgataatttagttttaatcttATCTGACAAAGTTCAAACCtaaaaaaaagttcataaaAATATCAATCCAAAGATGTTTGAGATCAGGAATATACAAACCATATGACATGACtttagatttttctttcttacaaACAATACACTTATCATAAAATGTATGAACATGTTTCATATAAAAGCTAATAAAAATGTTCGTGCAAGATGTCATATGTCGTTTGCACCCCAAAATGACACATTTATCTCCCGTTATGTCTCTTTAACAAGAATTCTCTTAATTGAACCCTTAGGAATGCAAAGTCTCTTGTCCTTAAAATACCTATCATGTTTATAATATCCCTCTGATGCAGTATGAGAATGTGTATGAtagatatgagaaatcattatcATGTTCATATAATTCCTTAATGCACTAAAAAccaataaatttagttttagtagATAGTAAAACATACCTACATGATAAAGCATCAACAACGATATTGGACTTActtctcttattttttatgaCATATAGAATTTGTTTGAGGAACTCCACCTACTTGGaaagaaaacttttatttattaacctaaataaataaacttttataaatatgatggaaagaaaacaattttattcaacaaattttaaaataacaattatttttaaaaagacagtgaacaataattatattataaaagataaagtagaaaaaaaaaaccagatACAACAACTATATTATAagagataaaatagataaaataggAATATGAAGtgtgtaaaagaaataataatctTCTTTGGTGCATTctatgaattatataaaaaaatgttctcTATATACCATTATAGatttattgatattaattaatgaaattttatttgtctATTAAAGAAAACcgtttaattttaaatgaaaaatattattttatataataagagGTGTCATGCACAATTATCAAGTTTatactttgtaattttttataaatttatttattaatcttCAAAATTTGGAATGAGTCCCactttttatttctcaaactagAAAGAAAATAGTCCCAAATTTAGAAGTTTGAAAAACTAACTAAATAGTTAATGTATGATATTACACATATATCCAAAATCACTTGTCAATGTTAATACttatagtatttaaaaaatctatatCTAACTTCAAAAACAACTTCTGTCAGAGACCAAATAAATTATGTGAACTGAACCTGTTAGTGTCACCATTTTAACATGTCAGGAATTCACCTCAATTAATATATTGTGTTAGGAAATGCTAAATCATAATTTCTTACAGCTCTTTAAAATGAatcatatttcttttcttcctgcattacaaaaattttaatttaaaaaaatatacattttttttataaaaacaaaagtttaatatatgactatttgattaatatttatctCTGATGATAGGAagtcatttatatatatatatatatatatatatatatatatatatatatatatatagaagataTGCATTGtaaagaaatagaaagaaataaagtaaaaataaagactatttgattaaaaaaaaaagaatacataGTCATGTttaagattatttattttaaaaataaagtacaattatttttattgttattactattattttataattactaaGAAGATGGAGTTATTTATTCTTCATCGACTTTTTTTTAGactcaatttttttagtatttactCATGTTCCCATGTCTTAAATTTTACATCTTCTTTTTAATGAatctattttattcatttttcttttaatttgaagatGATTACAAAATAGTAAATCCTTAATCCAGTCTGGTTTAGAATATCATGGTGATACAATCAGAActaatttgtttcctttttttcttttttagaatgaaaaatataaagtacTTCACTGACTTAGTTTTGATAAAATCAAGAAATTATTgatgaaatataaaaacaaataatgacTTCATATGGAGAAAGGAATTTATCTTTTATGGAAAATTTTTGTTCCATCAGTATATTGTCTCATCATAGTAAAGAAATGtgcaaatttaaaaaataataataataatcattgcAATGAATTCCTAACTGTTCCCAATATGTATGAAGACACTCATTCTTTCTAAGCATGGGTACctttgaggaaaaaaaaaaaaaaaaactctaaagcTTTAACATAACTGAAACCATTTCAGTCCTTAGAACCTACTCTTACCAATTGAGAGACACAAGTCTGAGCATCATGTGCTCTGAGAAATCTATCTAAACACTTGTCATGTACACTTTGTTCTGGGAAAGAGACAACATTTGACCTGTTAATAACCATTTGCAGTTTTTTGAGATTTTTTACTGAACTTTAATGCACTGCAGCGTGGACAAACGTATTCCAGTCCATCGGTTTTTGCATAGTCCTGCCACATTCAATGTATACTGATCAGAAATAATGATAAACTTTGCACATCATATTCATTCAATTATAATCTGAGACTGTACACAAAATATGCAGACAATGAATCACATTGGATACCATCTGGtaaatggaatttttttttacttgaacatatttttttatggattaaaatttatttgaaacttCAATCATAAGACTTAGTTTCTTCCAAATCAAACAAACTCAGTCAAAAGCAGTCGTGCAAACATTTGTTGCAACTTGACCTTGTATGGTCGGTGTACATGGTAAAATTTCAACCAAAGATTGAGTAGTGTAGTCTATAAAGAGCAGGTCTCCAAGCTTTAAACAATACAACCTGCTCCATTGCAATTTTTCATCCCACCCAAAAGGagcaataaaaacaaatataaaacagAAAAGACTCACCTACATCAATATGCTGTTTTAAATTGTTAAGGATCCaaaaaactaaatgaaaaaagTATCTTTGAAGGGCTTTTACTAGCCATGCATGTACTTGAACTTTACACACCACAGTAAAAAATTAGTAATACCTTAAATGCTCCTAGTCCCTGCCGCCGATCACAGCCAAAATGAGCCCACTCACCACATACGCCACAGTTCACCCAATCACCTGCTGCACTACTGTTGCTCCAACAAGAAAGGTAAACATAATAGTCAATAAGACAGAACTTGGTCACCTCCACATCCAAGATAGGTACAAAGAGAGAGCAGAGAGGCAAACCTGTGACACATCAAGCAGCACTCTCCATCTACATCGTCATGAGCTAATTCATATTCTAAGAGATAAGTTTCGTAATGTCTTTTGAGTGTATTGCCAACCCCCTGATAGCAAAGGAAATAATTAATGTCTCCAATAATGCATGGAATGTGGATCTAAAATATCATTCCTATGTTTCAAACCAAATAAATCAGTCTAATGCATAAAGTAAGTGTTTGTAGTACAAGGAAACTGTTATATATCCCTTTTATTCATATAGTTCTATAAACTTGACATCAAATTGTCCACAAagcaattttcttattttcttatacACATTGTAAAACTGAAACAAATGCAATTCAAATTTCACTGTGCTGCAAATGGCAGGAGTCACATACTACGGTTTTTGGAAGTATGGGATTCTGTTGTGGGGTCTATAAGGTTCTGCAGTCTACAATACCTAGTTTTGTGGCATGGTTCTCCTGAGTTTCTTATCAATGGCACTCACTAGTGCATGAATACAACAATTGCTGCCCATAAGTTATGGGAGAACataaatgcaaaagaaaaaatgagaaTAGAAATTTGAACTCCTAAAACTAGAGAAAGAGAAATCAAGTGAAAAAGGGGGTCTTTGTCATATACAGTAATgacctaaatattttttttcttttaaaaggtAGCCGATGCCGCAGTTCTCAACTAAGATAAACTGAAtgaaatatatatcatattagAAACATTCATCTCAACAAAAACTGCAAGATTCATGATAAGGAAGGGAATGCTAAAGTTCACACCTAGGGAATTTATAATACATTTCATCTAAGATAAACAACTGAATgctttatattaacaaaatataccATATCAGGAACATTCATCTAAAAAATAACTGCAAGATGCCTGATAAGGAAAGGATTTTTTAAAGGTTCATTCCTatagaaaattcaaaaatatactaTCACCTAGCAAGAGGGGAATGATCTGCACTTTAGTAAAACTGTAGGCCAAATTTATGAAACTGTTCTTAGCCAATGCAGCATGCAATGCAAGGAAATGTCATgttaaaggaaagacaaaagtAAATCAGGATCCTTACAGTCATTCTATTTGTCAAAGTGTGATTCCGCATCTTTGAGAAAACTTGCCCTTTCCAGTTGATACCATTTCCAACATGAAAACCTCCTCTTGAAACCACCTGAAATGCCCAAGTGTCTCAGTTACAGTTTTTACTTTCTACACTATAATCCTGTACTATACATTTAGCTTTACGTATTCAAATCTCCTACCTCCCTGTACAAGTTGAACAGGTCAAGGCGTTTTGCATTCAAAATGGCATCAGGGAACTCGGCAAGTCCACCTGGTGGAATTAGACGATTATGCCCCCGAAGGATCAAAAACTGCATTACATCCCTCAGGAAGTCCTCCTATCAGAAAATGCATCAAGGAGAAACAAGACAGAGAAACTTGGGATTTAGATTTGACATAAAATGCattgataatttgataatacAACATTTGATGTAAAAGCCATGAAACCAATGAAAGTAGCAAAGGTCAACAAGAAAAAATGTCACCTCTGAGCAAACTCGTATTGGAGCTCTGTCACAACCATGCTTTTTCATAGGTAGTGGGTTCAAAGAAATAATCTGGTTAGCTTGAAATGAGTTCGACACAGATTTCCTGTTTGTAACTGAAGTAGGGCCTGAAACATTATGCTTAATAGGAGCAAGCGGCTGATTTGACTTTCCATGGTCTCCGTCATATCTTGCACCCCCAGACAATCCAGAAAAAGGGAGAATCTTGTGTCTATGAGATTGAGGGATTGGCCTCATAGCAGCAAGATTTAATTTCTGTCTATGACTACCAAGATCTTCGATTCCCCGGCCACTAGGATTGATAGACTTTGAACTAGAGCATGGTTCAGATCTTTTTCGACTGGGCGGTGGAGGCTTCAGCCAACTTGGAATCGCAGAGAAAACTTGCTCGTTACGATAGTTTTCTTTCTCCTGCTTAGTACAAAAAAAAAGGAGACGCTCAGCATCATCTTTATTAAAAGATGCAACTGGCAATCCCTGAATGCTAGCAATTCCCAACATAACAAGGCTGCGGTATGACACATTGGATGCAAGCTGTCTCAGAACCTGTGCACGAATATACAAAACCATCAATCAAAACATAAGGTTTCAttattctaaaagaaaaaagaaactatGTCCAAATTTCAGAGTAGCCAAGTCATCATCTAAACAAACTGAAACAAAAACCTCCATCTAAACCCCttgattgtttatatataatttttaagggCCATAAATTATACTTTAGAAAGCTTTAACTGACAGAAGGAATCTTAAGAAACAAAGTTTAACCTGTGAAGCCCATGCAGGAACTCGCATACAAACTTCAAACACACTAGATCCACAGGCTACTGAGGCTGATCTTCGAGGCTCTAAGGAAGGTGATTTACTTTGTTCATGATTAGGAAATGCCTGAACAAGTTGACTCTTCTCAATGAGCTCTTTCTTAATATGATTCTCCAAAAGCTGAGCATACAAAaaaagaggagagaaaaaagtGATGGATAAGTAAAAAGGTTTTAAAGAGCATATATGAAAAAAAGTCAAACAGTGACAGCAAATTCACTCGTGCCTGATCATTAAAACAAGTGTCTGCACTACCAGAAACCAAAAGTGATATATGAGCAGTACTACATGTGGATATATCACAACGCATAGTCACTACACCACGTGAGAAAGTTCCTGCCTGCAGAGGTGGTGGTGGAGCACTATAAAATATACAACAgtgaaagaaattaataaacTGAATAAGATGctaataaaagacaaaaattaaaagcaaaacatTACTTCTAAGCTTAAGATTAGTACTCCTAAAATTAATTGAGTGCGGATGTGTTTGACACTCAAAAAAATTCCCAGACAtccaaaaaaaatcatattttccacCAAACGCTAGAAGATGACGTAGAAAAACATGTATCAACTCTTAGAAGTCAGAACCTTCAAAATACCTAGTCCTGTTGTGAAGTTTGCATCCACGTATctgagaaacaaaaaaaatatacatgagTAATAAAACAATTCAATGAAACACTAATAGTaactaaaaaatagtaaatCTCCCATTCTAGTCCCTGAGATGGTAAATCTGTCATTTTAGTCCTTAACATCACATAGTCCTCATTTAAGTTTTTTACTCTGTATAAATTCATTCGTTTTAGTCTTTTTCCATTGTCAATGGCAATTAGACTTGGTAACTTAGTTTTTGATGAGGATTACTTCGGGTTTGTTAATGATGAACCTGACCCGTGTAAGAACTAAATGGTGGTTGCTTTGATCTGAAGTTATCTATGCATATCCCTTAAGTATTGTGTGGATTACATTGTCTAAACAAGGTGAAAAATGCCATAAGATTTATCTACTTTCACTGATATGCAGTATGCATTACATGTCATATAAAACTATATTCAAAACCACATTCATTACAACATTTGTAAAGGGAAACAAGCGGAATTTCACCACAACTAAGCCTATATTAATTACTTAAATTGATTGAAGGGCCAACATGCCATGTCATATCGAAtagtaagaaaaaatatgatCTAGCACCCAGAAAGCAATAGTAGCTAAACCAAGAAATCCAAGTAAACACACGCAACAAACTTACTTCTGTAAATAGAAGAGCATTGAGTCCATCCTCTAATGATCCCAACAAGCAAGCATCCTTTTTGGAGAGGAGGGAGTAAAAGAAATGGAATCAGTTTATAGCAGCCAAATCACATAAATAGAACTACTTGCAATAACAAACttaatgaatatgaaataaataagcTATACAGGCCTACCAATGTGCAGGGAACTCCACAAACAAGAAATCTCATGttcacatcatcatcatatatcTTTACAGCAGATATAGTCTCAGGTGAactttcctcttcctcttccttcatGTCTGCTACACTTTGACTGGTATCAATGTTGGGAGGAACCCCAAAAATTTGTGGCCCAAACTTACCGGCACCCTTATGGCTGTTAGAAGGTAAGACATTGTTTTGTATACAGTATAGTCTAAACGATGCCAGAGCAAGC
This Vigna angularis cultivar LongXiaoDou No.4 chromosome 4, ASM1680809v1, whole genome shotgun sequence DNA region includes the following protein-coding sequences:
- the LOC108331831 gene encoding AT-rich interactive domain-containing protein 4 is translated as MMFHSQGVSRHCSLLAVLSGKSRDIKQKQKQSAASEDHPPYPFPELASSGSLEVKLLIKPNTDELGRALEQLQPDFVYLQGQLLEDRGEIGTLVWEDFDLSSPEALCGLFGSKLPNTVYLETPKGEKLAEALRNKGVPYTIYWKNDFSKYAASHFRHSFFSVAQSTSSHTWDAFQLALASFRLYCIQNNVLPSNSHKGAGKFGPQIFGVPPNIDTSQSVADMKEEEEESSPETISAVKIYDDDVNMRFLVCGVPCTLDACLLGSLEDGLNALLFTEIRGCKLHNRTSAPPPPLQAGTFSRGVVTMRCDISTCSTAHISLLVSGSADTCFNDQLLENHIKKELIEKSQLVQAFPNHEQSKSPSLEPRRSASVACGSSVFEVCMRVPAWASQVLRQLASNVSYRSLVMLGIASIQGLPVASFNKDDAERLLFFCTKQEKENYRNEQVFSAIPSWLKPPPPSRKRSEPCSSSKSINPSGRGIEDLGSHRQKLNLAAMRPIPQSHRHKILPFSGLSGGARYDGDHGKSNQPLAPIKHNVSGPTSVTNRKSVSNSFQANQIISLNPLPMKKHGCDRAPIRVCSEEDFLRDVMQFLILRGHNRLIPPGGLAEFPDAILNAKRLDLFNLYREVVSRGGFHVGNGINWKGQVFSKMRNHTLTNRMTGVGNTLKRHYETYLLEYELAHDDVDGECCLMCHSSAAGDWVNCGVCGEWAHFGCDRRQGLGAFKDYAKTDGLEYVCPRCSALKFSKKSQKTANGY